One Glandiceps talaboti chromosome 2, keGlaTala1.1, whole genome shotgun sequence genomic region harbors:
- the LOC144443436 gene encoding ataxin-3-like — MESIFHEKQEGSLCAQHCLNALLQGEYFTAVDLASLARDLDDEELNRMSEGGVNSPEYLKFLEQPSGNMDDSGFFSVQVISRALTLWALELVPFGSEAATGASIDPTFETAFICNYREHWFAVRKLGHQWFNLNSLLVGPELISDTYLAMFLAQLQQEGYSIFVVVGTLPECDADQILQVMTVTQTHRPKLLSELKKESNKASTSSSASSSSPHKVNLNDLQKALEANRQFLEPDDEKSEEEQLEAAIRLSLEGEEESSKPGCSTEVDVDEVRRKRQEYFERQQGQHQQQGGEKLVKETHENSPKDTKCTDFNEDDQICDDFQDFQDDDRTSQEFTIQDTSTEDTKAVSDMTEDEMLQAALELSMREG; from the exons ATGGAGTCTATCTTTCACGAAAAG CAAGAGGGGTCGCTTTGTGCCCAGCACTGCTTGAATGCTCTCCTGCAAG GAGAGTATTTCACAGCAGTAGATCTTGCTTCTCTGGCAAGGGACTTAGATGATGAAGAGTTGAACAGAATGTCTGAAGGAGGTGTCAATTCACCAGAATATCTTAAATTTCTTGAG CAACCATCAGGAAACATGGATGATAGCGGATTTTTCTCAGTTCAAGTAATCAGTAGGGCATTGACACTATGGGCATTAGAACTTGTACCATTTGGTAGTGAAGCAGCTACAGGAGCTAGCATAGACCCAAC GTTTGAGACAGCCTTTATATGTAATTATAGAGAACACTGGTTTGCAGTACGCAAATTGGGTCATCAGTGGTTTAATCTGAATTCTTTACTTGTGGGACCAGAACTTATATCAGATACATATCTTGCaatgtttttagcacaactacaACAAGAAG GTTATTCTATATTTGTAGTAGTAGGTACTCTACCTGAGTGTGATGCAGATCAAATACTTCAGGTAATGACtgtcacacagacacacagaccaAAACTTCTTAGTGAACTTAAAAAGGAAAGCAATAAGGCCAGTACTAGCAGTTCAGCTTCAAGTTCATCTCCACATAAAGTCAACCTGAATGATTTACAGAAGGCACTAGAGGCTAACAGACAGTTTTTAGAACCTGATGATGAGAAGAGTGAAGAGGAACAATTAGAAGCAGCTATTAGACTAAGTTTAGAAG GTGAGGAAGAAAGCAGTAAACCAGGGTGCTCCACTGAGGTAGATGTAGATGAAGTCAGGCGGAAAAGACAAGAATATTTTGAAAG ACAACAAGGACAACATCAACAGCAAGGAGGAGAAAAACTTGTTAAAGAAACCCATGAAAATAGTCCTAAGGACACAAAATGTACAGACTTTAATGAAGATGATCAGATTTGTGATGATTTTCAGGACTTTCAAGATGATGATAGGACATCTCAGGAATTTACTATCCAGGATACAAGCACTGAGGACACCAAAGCTGTCAGTGACATGACAGAAGATGAAATGTTACAGGCAGCTCTAGAACTGTCTATGAGAGAAGGATGA
- the LOC144453307 gene encoding serine/threonine-protein kinase Nek2-like — MPSKLENYEQLYTIGSGSYGKCKKIRRKSDGKILVWKEMDYGKMTESEKQMLVSEVNLLRELKHKYIVRYYDRIIDKGNTKLYLIMEHCEGGDLASLISKCRKDRKYLEEDFIWKIFLQLTLALQECHRRREGRAIVHRDLKPANVFLDKEHNVKLGDFGLARVLSNDTSFAKTFVGTPYYMSPEQVNHLSYNDKSDIWSLGCLLYEICALSPPFTALNQRALSERIREGKFRRIPSQYGNELNGIISDMLKVNDVMRPSIEELLRLPALSSKQKEHDSLERRDSLTRREETVSAKEKRLEDKEKELERRERELCKREKVIEERLARAEASGVLKDPSNLGLHNRVKELKSEKDFAEEIHPACFGLDSNKTNMKRYPVLGKENDLHQDSLQSDDKLCKMIDLRDRLYKAKMRGLELRNVELTSRIKSRQLLGMR; from the exons ATGCCGTCCAAGCTGGAAAACTACGAGCAATTGTATACAATTGGCTCAGGCTCCTATGGAAAATGCAAAAAGATCCGTCGAAAAAGTGATGGAAAG attttggtaTGGAAGGAGATGGACTATGGGAAGATGACAGAATCAGAAAAACAGATGTTGGTATCTGAGGTTAATTTACTCCGAGAACTGAAACACAAATACATAGTAAGATACTATGATCGTATCATTGATAAAGGCAACACCAAACTTTATCTAATTATGGAGCATTGTGAAGGTGGTGATTTGGCCAGTCTCATATCTAAATGTCGCAAAGATAG GAAATATCTGGAAGAAGATTTTATCTGGAAGATTTTCCTACAGCTGACATTAGCTCTACAGGAGTGTCACCGTCGTAGAGAAGGACGAGCTATTGTACATCGTGATTTGAAGCCAGCAAATGTTTTCCTTGACAAAGAACATAATGTCAAACTTGGTGATTTTGGTCTAGCAAGAGTTCTCAGTAATGACACAAGCTTTGCAAAAACATTTGTTGGTACACCATACTACATGTCACCT GAACAAGTAAACCACCTGTCTTACAATGATAAGTCTGACATCTGGTCCTTGGGGTGTCTTCTGTATGAGATATGTGCTCTAAG TCCTCCATTTACAGCTCTGAACCAGAGAGCATTGTCTGAGAGAATACGAGAAGGAAAGTTTCGTCGTATACCGTCTCAATATGGAAATGAACTCAATGGTATTATTTCTGATATGTTGAAAGTCAAT GATGTCATGAGACCCAGTATTGAGGAACTCCTCAGGTTACCAGCTCTTTCATCAAAACAAAAAGAGCATGATAGTCTTGAAAGAAGAGATTCACTCACACGTAGGGAAGAAACTGTAAGTGCCAAAGAGAAAAGACTTGAAGACAAAGAAAAAGAACTAGAGAGGAGAGAAAGGGAACTGTGCAAGAGAGAGAAAGTTATAGAAGAGAGACTTGCCAG AGCGGAGGCATCTGGTGTACTGAAGGATCCAAGCAACCTTGGACTGCACAACCGTGTCAAAGAACTAAAGTCAGAAAAAG ATTTCGCAGAAGAAATACATCCAGCATGCTTTGGACTTGACTCTAACAAGACGAATATGAAAAGATATCCAGTTCTGGGCAAAGAAAATGACTTACACCAGGATAGTTTGCAAAGTGATGATAAACTTTGCAAGATGATTGACTTGAGGGATCGACTCTACAAGGCTAAAATGCGAGGACTCGAACTGAGAAATGTTGAACTTACCTCCAGAATTAAAAGCAGGCAGCTCTTGGGAATGAGATGA
- the LOC144446983 gene encoding uncharacterized protein LOC144446983: MPKTIDGIATLCFLEDGSYFHGILITSEKKQYGLIGKTTDAPKGSYHECCFDEEPHFVNITVIDHERKKENFIKNVMKLRGDNCTLSCETLQYDTEEMYIDTKAESYIGKYFNKSFLGRNCYVCVGAMTIHHSKSEIEEEEDDDDDDAFEF; this comes from the coding sequence ATGCCAAAGACCATTGATGGAATTGCAACACTATGTTTTCTGGAAGATGGTAGTTATTTTCATGGAATTCTCATCACATCAGAAAAGAAACAATATGGACTGATTGGAAAAACCACAGATGCACCCAAGGGTAGTTACCATGAGTGTTGTTTTGATGAAGAACCCCATTTTGTAAACATCACAGTCATTGATCatgagagaaagaaagagaacttCATCAAAAATGTCATGAAATTGAGAGGTGATAATTGTACTCTGTCTTGTGAGACACTCCAGTATGACACAGAAGAAATGTACATTGATACAAAGGCAGAATCATATATTGgaaaatattttaacaaatcATTTCTTGGAAGAAACTGTTATGTTTGTGTTGGTGCAATGACTATTCACCATTCAAAGTCAGAGATTGAGGAGgaggaagatgatgatgatgatgatgcattTGAATTTTAG
- the LOC144453542 gene encoding small integral membrane protein 12-B-like, protein MWQIILAGARTYAPYITFPVALVVGVIGYNIESFIRGDKNKGPQTNQIVEKREERQLEELSKDDLTQVSSLKEYKGNPKFLYEKTLRAERKD, encoded by the coding sequence ATGTGGCAGATAATATTGGCAGGTGCCAGAACATATGCACCGTACATCACATTCCCAGTTGCCCTTGTTGTGGGAGTTATAGGATACAACATTGAAAGTTTTATTCGAGGTGACAAAAATAAAGGACCACAGACAAACCAGATAGTAGAGAAAAGGGAAGAGAGGCAGCTGGAAGAACTAAGCAAAGATGATTTAACGCAAGTTTCGTCTCTTAAAGAGTACAAAGGCAACCCAAAATTTCTCTATGAGAAAACACTACGAGCTGAGAGAAAAGATTAA